In the genome of Natronomonas salina, the window CCAGAGCGTCCGGGGGGCGTCGGCCGCCGAGAGCGCGGCGCGCGGGCGTGGCGGCTCACGGAGGCGTTCGGTTCGGCAGACGAGCCCCTCGCCGTCGGGGACCGCCTCCTCGCTCCGCAACGGTTCCATTGCTTACCCGTTGGTACCCCACCATTTTAGGTTACGTGTTCGTCGCCGGCGGCCGGCGGCGCACAGAAGAGACCCGGTCTACAGCTTGGACTCGGCGTCCTCGGCGAGCTCCGCCATCCGCTTGCCGATGCGGCCGGCGTCGGAGAACTCGTCTTCGGCCATCACGTTCGCCAGGGCGTTGCCCAGCACGAAGACGGCGTGCTTGTGCTCGCTCTTCGACTTGTGGACGTCGTCGGGCGTCACGTCGAGTTCGTCGTAGGGGTCGAAGGCCGAGGCGTCGACGTCCTCCATCCCGCGGAAGTGCTCCATGATCGACACCATCTTCGCGTGTAGCTCCAGGAGTTCGTCTTTGTGCATGTTCTTGGGTGTTCTATCGGCAGGGACCGCTTAGTCTTTGCGCGGCAACGTACCACACACGCATCGCTACCGACGACTGATACTGCACGAAAGAGGGAGTCAGAAGACGTACTCGTCGTCGTGACCCATCATCCCGTCCTCTTCGAGTCCCGGTTCCTCGTCCTCCATCGGACCGCTTGTCTTGTAGGCACGGAGCCCCGTCGACAGCAGTTCCTCAATGGCCTCTTCCCGGTTGACGAACTCACCCTTCTCGACGAGCTGGGCGACCTGCATCTCCAGGTGCTCCGGGATCGTTAGTTGTACCTTCGGCATCGGAACGTATTGAAGTTCGGGGATGGGGTATTTAATCCTGACGGGGGATTTTCGCGCGCGGCGAACACGAGCACGCGGCTTCGAAAGTATATTTGGGGAACCGTTCACCCCGCTTAAGAGGGTGCCGAAACGCAATCCGGAGCGACAGGCCTACCAGTCCGTCCCGGCTACGATGGGGCATGAAGGACGTCACGGACCTCCACGCCGAGTTCGACGGGGAGCGCCTCCCCCCTGGACAGCGCGAGACGAGCCGCTTTCCCGTCCTCTCGAAGGGCGGGACGCCGTCGGTCCCGAACGACTGGTCCTTCGAGGTCTGGGGCGCCGTCGACGAGGAACTCTCCCTCCCGTTCGAGGAGTTCAAGGCGCTCCCGAGCGAGACCCAGCGGCAGGACTTCCACTGCGTCACCGGCTGGTCGCGCTTCGACTGCGAGTTCCGCGGCGTCACCTTCCCGACGCTCGCCGATCGGGCGGGCGTCCGCGACGACGCCGTCCACGTCATGTTCCACGCCCACGACGGCTACACCACGAACCTCACCCTGGAGGACTGCATGCGCGAGGAGGTGCTGTTCACCTGGGAACTCGACGGCGAACCGCTCCCGGCGGACCACGGTGGCCCGCTCCGCGTCGTCACGCCCCACCGGTACGCCTACAAGGGCGCGAAGTGGGTCTCGGGCGTCGAGTTCCTCACCGAACCCGAACGGGGCTACTGGGAGAAACGGGGCTACTCGAACACCGCGAACCCCTGGAACGAGGAACGATACTCGTAGCCCGAGCAACCGCAGGTAACGGCACTTCCGGTTCCGGGACCCGAACTGGGGTCCTAAACATTTAGGAGGGCCCCTCATCCTGTCGCTTCTCCAACGGGTGTCACGATGAACGAGTCGCGCACGCGCCGGAGCGAGTCGACGACGGATCGGGTACTCGGCTGTCTCGCCCACGAGACCCGGCGGGAGACCGTCGCCGTACTTCGGGACCGGACGACCGCCGTCTCCGTGGAGGAACTGGCCGCCGTCGTCGTCGCCCGCCGCGACGAGCGCCCGGTCGCCGACGTCCCGGAGGCCGACCGAACCTCGGTCGCCGTGCAACTTTCCCACGCCCACCTCCCGGCCCTCGCCGACGCCGACCTCGTCGACTGGACGCCCGGCGAGGAAACCGTCGCCCTCACGGACCACCCGGCGCTCGACGACGAGCAGTTGGCCGAACTGCTCTCCGCCGACGCAGCTATCGACGACTGGGACGCCCTCATCCGCAGCCTGGCCGACGCCCGCCGCCGGCATCTCGTCTCCACCCTCGAGAACGCCGAGGGGACGGTAGAGAGGCGCGCGCTCGCGCGTCGCGTCGCCGCACGCGAGGCTGACGAAGCCCGCTCGGCGGTCTCCGAACCGACCGTCGACACCGTCGAGACGTCGCTCTACCACGTCCACCTCCCCGCGCTCCGCAGATGCGGCCTGGTCGAAACCGACGGCGAGACGGTGACGTACGACGGCCACTCCGAATTCGATGCATCGTGGGTCTCCATCGACCTGGCCTCGCCGGGAGAGATGGCTACCCCCGGCGCCGCCGAATCGGGGACACGCGACGAGAGCGGGACCGTCGAGCGCCCGCAGACGACGTTCGACGAGGCCGGCGACTAGAATCACGCCGGGTCACGGGGCGTCGAGCGGGCGACGGAACCGGGACGCTCCGTAGCGGCCGCGTCGAGCGCGCCTGCGACTCACGAAAGACGTTGGGCGGTAGCTATATGCCGCTCCTGTGGCTTCCCGCCTGTATGGACGCCCACACCCTGATGGAAGACTGGGAGGTGTCCCCCTTCGACGGCGGCTTCGATGGACTCCGCGACCTCGCGTCGCGGCGGTTCAGCGGCGCCGTCGAGGCGGGTGGCTCCTGGCTCTTCCTCCGCGACGGCGAACCGCTGGCCGCCGTCGACGACCTCGAGGTCGACCCCCGCCCGGGCGACGTCGCCGCGTTCGAGGGCGCCAGCGGACGCATCCACGAGGCCACCCACCCCGCGACGGCCGCGCTCGCGGCGATGCTGGCCCTCGGCGGAGAGGTCAGGGGGCAGTACTTCACCGAAGATACCCCGCTCTCGACGGTCCACGACACGCTCTCCGAGGGCGGCTTCACCGGCTACGTCGAACTCTCCGAGAACGTCCTCAGCGGCGACTACTACGTCGTCTACGAGGAGGGCGACGAGGACTACCTCGGCGTGCTCGGGTCGAGCCAGCGGCTCATCACCGACGACGAGGCGCAGTCGAAGGCCGAAGGCGAGGTCGGCATCTACAGCGTCGTCGCCGTCTCCCTCCCCGATATCGAACTCCCGGAACCGGAGTCGGCACCCGCGGACGACGCCGGCGAGACGGTCGCCGCGGGGCCGTCCGATGCCGCGGACGAACCGGCCGAGTCGTCCGGTCTGGAGGACCCGCTGGACCAGTCCGAGAGCGAATCCGAACCCGAGCCCATGCCGGCTGCGGACGACGGTGCCGCCGCAGTGACCGAGCCGGACGTCGAGACAGCGGCGACCGTCGAACCGGAAGCCGACGCCGACGAGACGGCGGAATCCAAACCGGAATCTCCCGGAGAGACCGCCGCTCCGATTCCCGAGGAGCCCGAGCAGGAGCAGGAGACGCAAGCAGAGACCGCGGTCGAGCCCGAATCGGAGCCGGCCACGACTCCCGAACGAGCCCCGGAGCCCGAACCCGAACCCGAATCGGAGCCGGAGGCTCGTTCCGGGCCGACTCCCGAGCCGGACGACGACGAATCGGAAGAACGGCTCGAGTACCCCGATGTCGAGACCAATGGCGAGTCATCCGCCGCCGGGACCGGAAGCAGTGGCTCCAGCGAACCCGAGCTAGCGGGAGTCACCACCCGGTCCGTCCCATCGCTCGACCCCGAGCGGACGGGCCGTGCGGTGTCGAACAGCCCCGATGGCTCGATGGAAGAACCCACCGCACAGCCGACGAAGAGCCAGGAAACCACCCCTCGACCCGAGTCCGCGAGCGGAACGCAGAGCGACCCCGAGCCGGTCGACGAGGACCGCCTCGAGGAGGTCCGCGAGGAGACCCGCCGGGAGGTCAGCCGGGAGTACGAGAACCGGATCGAGGAGCTCCAGTCGGAACTCCAGTCGGTCCGCGAGGAGCGCGACAACCTGCGACAGCGGGTCTCGAACCTCGAGTCGGCCGCCTCGGACGGAACCGCCAGCGACGGGCCGATGCTGTCGCCGGCCGAGGCGCTGGCCGGGACGAGCCTCTTCGTCCGCGAGGGCACGCGCGGCGAGGCCACCCTCGAGGACGCCCACGCCGGCCGGACGGACCGCGAGACGCTCGCGAACAACCTCCGCATCGAGTACCACACCCAGTTCGACGACGCTGACGCGACCGTCGACGGCGAACCCTTCGAGTCGTGGCTCCGGTCGTCGGCGCCCCACGAGTTCGTC includes:
- a CDS encoding UPF0058 family protein, with the translated sequence MHKDELLELHAKMVSIMEHFRGMEDVDASAFDPYDELDVTPDDVHKSKSEHKHAVFVLGNALANVMAEDEFSDAGRIGKRMAELAEDAESKL
- a CDS encoding ribbon-helix-helix domain-containing protein, with protein sequence MPKVQLTIPEHLEMQVAQLVEKGEFVNREEAIEELLSTGLRAYKTSGPMEDEEPGLEEDGMMGHDDEYVF
- a CDS encoding sulfite oxidase-like oxidoreductase; its protein translation is MKDVTDLHAEFDGERLPPGQRETSRFPVLSKGGTPSVPNDWSFEVWGAVDEELSLPFEEFKALPSETQRQDFHCVTGWSRFDCEFRGVTFPTLADRAGVRDDAVHVMFHAHDGYTTNLTLEDCMREEVLFTWELDGEPLPADHGGPLRVVTPHRYAYKGAKWVSGVEFLTEPERGYWEKRGYSNTANPWNEERYS
- a CDS encoding DUF7344 domain-containing protein; protein product: MNESRTRRSESTTDRVLGCLAHETRRETVAVLRDRTTAVSVEELAAVVVARRDERPVADVPEADRTSVAVQLSHAHLPALADADLVDWTPGEETVALTDHPALDDEQLAELLSADAAIDDWDALIRSLADARRRHLVSTLENAEGTVERRALARRVAAREADEARSAVSEPTVDTVETSLYHVHLPALRRCGLVETDGETVTYDGHSEFDASWVSIDLASPGEMATPGAAESGTRDESGTVERPQTTFDEAGD
- a CDS encoding DUF7527 domain-containing protein; translated protein: MDAHTLMEDWEVSPFDGGFDGLRDLASRRFSGAVEAGGSWLFLRDGEPLAAVDDLEVDPRPGDVAAFEGASGRIHEATHPATAALAAMLALGGEVRGQYFTEDTPLSTVHDTLSEGGFTGYVELSENVLSGDYYVVYEEGDEDYLGVLGSSQRLITDDEAQSKAEGEVGIYSVVAVSLPDIELPEPESAPADDAGETVAAGPSDAADEPAESSGLEDPLDQSESESEPEPMPAADDGAAAVTEPDVETAATVEPEADADETAESKPESPGETAAPIPEEPEQEQETQAETAVEPESEPATTPERAPEPEPEPESEPEARSGPTPEPDDDESEERLEYPDVETNGESSAAGTGSSGSSEPELAGVTTRSVPSLDPERTGRAVSNSPDGSMEEPTAQPTKSQETTPRPESASGTQSDPEPVDEDRLEEVREETRREVSREYENRIEELQSELQSVREERDNLRQRVSNLESAASDGTASDGPMLSPAEALAGTSLFVREGTRGEATLEDAHAGRTDRETLANNLRIEYHTQFDDADATVDGEPFESWLRSSAPHEFVEWLIEDLLFEIQSTGSGAGLRHLYDALPEIDRIGFDDTVTVGDGEEGREVTFDVVARNRMGEPLVVADIDESRDPTRADSIRPLIGDTEDVCMDHETLAAAFSVTSSFFEPDALDAAREATSGSLLGRDKYRSFVKLARKNGFHLCLVESREESFHLSVPEL